From Fusarium fujikuroi IMI 58289 draft genome, chromosome FFUJ_chr07, a single genomic window includes:
- a CDS encoding probable clathrin heavy chain, with the protein MPTLPIKFQELVQLANVGVDTQSIGFNSCTLESDSYVCVREKKNEAAQPEVVIIELKNGNNVTRRPIKADSAIMHWNRQVIALKAQSRTLQIFDLEQKKKLKSCTMNEDVQFWKWISENELGLVTTTSVFHWNVYDAGQDAPVKVFQRNDNLQGCQIINYRVNSDGKWMVVVGISSQQGRVVGAMQLYSKDRGISQAIEGHAAAFGTLRLEGAPQDTKFFSFAVRTATGAKLHIVEVDHPESNPIFQKKAVDMFFPPEATNDFPVALQVSQKYGVIYMVTKYGFIHLYDLETASCIYMNRISSETIFTTCTDDGSSGIVGINRKGQVLFVTIDDNNIIPYLLQNPANSEMAIKMASRAGLPGADNLYARQFEQLFNAGSYLEAAKVAANSPRGFLRSAETIEKFKRLPVQPGQMAFTLQYFGMLLDKGALNREETLELAQPVLQQNRKHLLEKWLKEGKLDCSEALGDLVRPYDMNMALTIYLKAEVPAKVVAGFAETGQFDKILPYSAQTGYQPDYIQLLQHIIRINPEKGAEFASALANNEQGSLVDLERVCDIFQGQGMIQQATAFLLDALKENKPEHARLQTRLLEMNLMHAPQVAEAILGNEMFTHFDKSRIAQLCEQANLPQKALELYEDPEAIKRVIVNIPGSPNFNPDWLTTFFGKLSVEQSLDCLDAMMKTNIRQNLQSVVTIATKYSDLLGAVRLIDLFEKYKTAEGLFYYLGSIVNLSEDPDVHFKYIEAATKMGQFNEVERLCRDSNVYNPEKVKNFLKEAKLPEQLPLIIVCDRFNFVHDLILYLYQNQQFAAIETYVQSVNPTRAPEVIGGLLDVDCDENVIKQLLQTVNAQAISIDSLVSEVESRNRLKLLLPFLEKTLNEGNQQQAIFNALAKIYIDSNNNPEKFLKENDQYDTLTVGKYCEKRDPNLAYIAYSKGQNDLELVNITNENSMYRAQARYLLERSDNELWGFVLSENNIHRRSVVDQVTATAVPEANDPSKVSVAVAAFLENDLPLELIELLEKIVLEPSPFSDNQNLQNLLMFTAAKADKGRVMDYIHKLDNYNADEIATACIEVGLFEEAFEIYKKADNKSAAVDVLIENVVSIDRAQGYAEEVDLPEVWSKVAKAQLDGLRVSDAIESYIKAEDPRNYLEVIEVATHAGKNEDLVKYLRMCRKTLREPAIDTALAFSYARLDQLSELEDFLRATNVANIEESGDKAYEEGLFEASKIFYTSISNWAKLATTLVHLGDYQAAVECARKANNIKVWKQVHEACVQKKEFRLAQICGLNLIVDAEQLQTLVKEYERNGYFDELISLLEQGLGLERAHMGMFTELGIALSKYHPDRLMEHIKIFWSRMNLPKMIKACEEANLWPELVFCYYHYDEFDNAALAVIERPENSWDHQQFKEIVVKVANLEIYYRAIKFYVEQHPSLITDLLATLTPRIDVNRVVKIFQKNDDLPLIKPFLLNVQTQNKRVVNEAVNDLLIEEEDYKTLRDSVQNYDNYDATELASRLEKHDLIFFRQIAASIYRKNKRWEKSIALSKQDKLYKDAIETAALSAKTEIVSDLLQYFVDIGHRECYTGMLYACYELIRPDLVLELSWRHGLMDFSMPYMINMLAQQTKDLALLKADNEARKAKEQEKEKTDDNTPILGASRLMITAGPGGMGSSPSPAPYGQANGFAPQPTGYGF; encoded by the exons ATGCCGACTCTGCCCATCAAGTTTCAGGAGCTTGTCCAGCTCGCCAATGTTGGCGTGGACACACAGAGCATTGGCTTCAACTCCTGC ACACTCGAGTCCGACTCATACGTGTGTGtgcgagagaagaagaacgaagCTGCCCAACCTGAGGTTGTTATTATTGAGCTCAAGAATGGCAACAACGTCACCCGTCGGCCGATCAAGGCCGACAGTGCCATCATGCACTGGAACCGACAGGTCATTGCTCTCAAGGCTCAGTCTAGAACACTGCAGATCTTCGACCTCgagcaaaagaagaagctcaagtctTGCACCATGAACGAGGATGTCCAGTTCTGGAAGTGGATCAGCGAGAACGAGCTCGGTCTTGTCACAACAACCAGCGTCTTCCACTGGAATGTCTACGATGCGGGCCAAGATGCCCCCGTCAAGGTCTTCCAGCGCAATGATAACCTTCAA GGCTGCCAGATCATCAACTACCGAGTTAACAGCGATGGCAAGTGGATGGTAGTCGTTGGCATTTCATCCCAGCAAGGCCGTGTGGTTGGTGCCATGCAGCTCTACTCTAAAGATCGTGGAATCAGCCAGGCCATAGAAGGTCATGCCGCCGCCTTTGGTACCCTTCGCCTAGAAGGTGCTCCTCAAGATACCAAGTTCTTCAGTTTCGCTGTACGAACGGCAACCGGCGCCAAGCTTCACATCGTCGAGGTCGACCATCCCGAGTCGAATCCTATtttccagaagaaggcggTCGACATGTTCTTCCCCCCCGAAGCCACCAACGATTTCCCCGTCGCTCTCCAGGTTTCTCAGAAGTACGGCGTCATCTACATGGTGACCAAGTACGGCTTTATCCACCTCTATGATCTCGAGACTGCCTCTTGCATTTACATGAACCGAATTTCGAGCGAGACGATTTTCACAACATGCACAGACGACGGCTCCTCTGGTATTGTTGGCATCAACCGAAAGGGTCAAGTTCTTTTCGTGACCATCgacgacaacaacatcatcccaTACCTTCTTCAGAACCCCGCCAACTCAGAGATGGCTATCAAGATGGCCTCAAGAGCTGGACTTCCCGGTGCTGATAACCTTTATGCCCGCCAATTCGAGCAGCTGTTCAACGCGGGAAGTTATCTGGAGGCTGCTAAGGTTGCCGCCAACTCCCCGCGAGGCTTCCTGCGAAGCGCCGAGACTATTGAGAAGTTCAAGCGCCTTCCAGTTCAACCTGGCCAGATGGCTTTCACACTTCAATACTTTGGTATGCTTTTGGACAAGGGCGCCTTGAACCGTGAGGAGACCCTTGAGCTTGCACAGCCGGTTCTCCAGCAGAACCGCAAGCATTTGCTCGAGAAGTGGTTGAAGGAGGGCAAGTTGGACTGCTCTGAGGCGCTCGGAGACTTGGTCCGTCCTTACGATATGAACATGGCCCTTACCATCTACCTTAAGGCGGAGGTCCCCGCAAAGGTTGTCGCTGGTTTTGCTGAGACTGGCCAGTTTGATAAGATTCTCCCGTACTCGGCTCAGACCGGCTATCAACCTGATTATatccaacttcttcagcaCATCATTCGTATCAACCCTGAGAAGGGTGCCGAGTTTGCTAGTGCCCTGGCTAATAACGAGCAGGGCTCCTTGGTTGATTTGGAGCGTGTTTGCGACATCTTCCAAGGGCAGGGTATGATCCAACAAGCCACTGCCTTCCTCCTGGATGCGCTGAAGGAGAACAAGCCTGAACATGCCCGTCTTCAGACCCGACTACTTGAGATGAACCTGATGCATGCTCCTCAAGTTGCCGAGGCTATTCTGGGCAATGAGATGTTCACTCACTTCGATAAGTCTCGCATTGCCCAACTTTGCGAGCAGGCCAACCTTCCTCAGAAGGCCTTAGAGCTCTATGAGGACCCTGAGGCCATTAAGCGTGTCATTGTCAACATTCCTGGCTCCCCTAACTTCAACCCCGACTGGCTCACCACCTTCTTCGGCAAGCTTTCTGTCGAGCAATCCCTTGATTGTCTAGACgctatgatgaagacgaacaTTCGACAAAACCTTCAGTCAGTGGTTACCATCGCCACCAAGTACTCCGACCTCTTGGGAGCTGTTCGCCTAATTGATCTCTTCGAGAAGTACAAGACTGCTGAGGGTCTGTTCTACTACCTGGGTAGCATTGTGAACCTGTCTGAGGACCCTGACGTGCACTTCAAGTACATTGAGGCTGCTACCAAGATGGGCCAGTTTAATGAAGTTGAGCGATTGTGCCGCGATAGTAACGTGTATAACCcagagaaggtcaagaacttcCTTAAGGAAGCCAAGCTGCCCGAGCAGCTTCCTCTGATCATCGTCTGCGATCGTTTCAACTTTGTTCACGACCTGATTCTGTACCTGTACCAGAACCAGCAATTTGCTGCTATTGAGACCTACGTCCAGTCTGTGAACCCCACACGAGCTCCCGAAGTCATTGGAGGCCTTTTGGATGTCGATTGCGATGAAAATGTCATTAAGCAGTTGTTGCAGACCGTTAACGCACAGGCTATCAGCATTGATTCGCTTGTCTCTGAGGTTGAATCTCGAAACCgactcaagcttctcttgCCCTTCCTCGAGAAGACTCTTAACGAGGGTAACCAGCAGCAAGCTATTTTCAATGCTCTTGCCAAGATCTATATTGattccaacaacaacccGGAGAAGTTCCTGAAAGAAAACGATCAATACGATACTCTGACAGTCGGAAAGTACTGTGAGAAGCGTGATCCCAACCTGGCCTACATTGCCTATTCCAAGGGACAGAATGACTTGGAGCTCGTCAACATCACAAATGAGAACTCTATGTACAGAGCCCAGGCGCGATATCTGTTGGAGCGATCTGATAATGAGCTGTGGGGTTTCGTGCTGAGCGAGAACAACATTCACCGACGATCTGTTGTTGACCAAGTCACCGCGACCGCGGTTCCCGAGGCCAATGACCCTTCGAAGGTCTCCGTGGCCGTTGCTGCTTTCCTTGAGAATGATCTCCCTCTCGAGCTTATtgaacttcttgagaagattgttCTTGAGCCTTCACCTTTCAGCGATAACCAGAATCTCCAGAACTTGCTTATGTTCAccgctgccaaggctgataaGGGACGTGTCATGGATTACATTCACAAGCTCGACAACTACAACGCCGATGAAATCGCCACTGCCTGCATTGAGGTTGGCCTCTTTGAGGAAGCTTTCGAGATCTACAAGAAGGCTGATAACAAGTCTGCCGCTGTTGACGTCCTGATCGAGAACGTCGTCAGCATTGACCGTGCCCAGGGTTATGCCGAAGAGGTTGACCTGCCTGAGGTCTGGAGCAAGGTTGCCAAGGCTCAGCTTGATGGTCTCCGTGTCTCTGATGCTATCGAGTCCTACATTAAGGCTGAGGACCCCCGCAACTACTTGGAGGTCATTGAAGTTGCTACCCACGCCGGCAAGAACgaggatcttgtcaagtACCTGCGCATGTGCCGCAAGACCCTCCGTGAGCCCGCTATCGACACTGCTCTGGCTTTCTCCTATGCTCGTCTTGACCAGCTCTCCGAGCTTGAAGACTTCCTCCGAGCTACCAACGTTGCTAACATTGAGGAATCTGGTGACAAGGCTTACGAGGAAGGCTTGTTCGAGGCTTCCAAGATCTTCTATACCAGCATTTCGAACTGGGCCAAGTTGGCAACCACTCTTGTTCACCTCGGTGACTACCAAGCAGCCGTTGAGTGTGCCCGCAAGGCCAACAATATCAAGGTGTGGAAGCAGGTTCACGAGGCCTGTGTTCAGAAGAAGGAATTCCGACTTGCCCAGATTTGTGGTCTCAACTTGATTGTCGATGCTGAGCAACTCCAGACCCTAGTTAAGGAGTACGAGCGCAACGGTTACTTTGACGAGCTTATCAGCCTTCTCGAGCaaggtcttggccttgagcgTGCCCATATGGGAATGTTCACTGAGCTCGGTATCGCCCTCTCCAAGTACCACCCCGACCGCCTCATGGAGCACATCAAGATCTTCTGGTCTCGCATGAATCTCcccaagatgatcaaggcCTGCGAGGAAGCGAACCTCTGGCCTGAGCTGGTCTTCTGCTACTACCATTATGACGAATTTGACAACGCTGCTCTTGCCGTCATCGAGCGACCCGAGAACTCCTGGGACCACCAGCAGTTCAAGGAGATCGTGGTTAAGGTTGCCAACCTGGAGATCTACTACCGTGCTATCAAGTTCTATGTTGAGCAGCATCCCTCGCTCATCACTGACCTTCTTGCAACTCTTACTCCTCGTATTGACGTTAACCGTGtcgtcaagatcttccagaagaACGATGACCTCCCTCTTATCAAGCCTTTCTTGCTCAACGTGCAAACTCAGAACAAGCGTGTTGTGAACGAGGCTGTCAACGACCTGCtcatcgaggaggaggattaCAAGACCCTACGTGACTCAGTTCAGAACTATGACAACTACGATGCTACTGAGCTGGCCAGCCGCCTGGAGAAGCAcgacctcatcttcttccgcCAGATTGCTGCTTCCATCTACCGCAAGAACAAGCGATGGGAGAAGTCTATTGCCCTGTCTAAGCAGGACAAGCTGTACAAGGACGCCATCGAAACCGCTGCCCTCTCTGCCAAGACCGAGATTGTCAGCGACCTCCTTCAATAT TTCGTCGATATTGGCCACCGCGAATGTTACACTGGCATGCTGTACGCTTGCTACGAGCTCATCCGCCCTGACCTTGTTCTGGAGCTCTCATGGCGCCATGGCCTCATGGACTTCTCTATGCCTTACATGATCAACATGCTCGCCCAGCAAACAAAGGACCTCGCCCTTCTGAAGGCAGACAATGAGGCCCGCAAGGCGAAGgagcaagagaaggagaagaccgATGACAACACACCAATCCTCGGCGCTTCTAGACTCATGATCACAGCTGGACCTGGTGGCATGGGCTCTTCACCCTCGCCTGCACCATATGGCCAAGCAAACGGCTTCGCGCCGCAGCCCACCGGCTACGGTTTCTAG
- a CDS encoding probable aflatoxin efflux pump AFLT, which translates to MTTPTSKTERNEPHPISGDDEKTESRSNTPTLNEPNQDEKPKKSEDGDGELTTEEEETEWISGWKLASMMISLTLAAFLMLLDMSIISTAVPRITSDFHSLPDIGWYASAYNLASAALQPLTGKIYMYFNTRWTFLALFFVFEVGSLICGVAQSSAMLIIGRAVAGIGSSGIQNGALTMIAKAVPIHRRPSLVGIIMGFAQLGLISGPLIGGAFTQYTTWRWCFYINLPIGAICAVLILFVHMPDHRANRDESTMQILKTKLDFTGFVLFCPSIVMLLLALQWGGLEYPWDSATVIGLFCGGGVLFIIFIYWEHRVGSEAMIPLPIVRTREVWASCLSQSFLFSTVMVASYYFPVYFQSAKNASPFTSGVNLLPSILSVIFAAVASGALAQRVGYYLPFATASGVLSSIGFGLASSMGPYASTATWAGYQILLGLGRGLGLQMPIIAIQANTSADVTPIAMAILTFSQTFGSAIFITAANVIFTHELRNELVARLPDINADMVIDAGAGAVSEVVSGADLPQVLWSYSRGVRATFLLAVGTSCAMVLSSFGMGWKDIRKKPDHSPILDEA; encoded by the exons ATGACTACGCCGACATCGAAGACAGAGCGCAACGAGCCTCACCCCATCAgcggcgatgatgaaaagaccgAATCGCGTTCAAATACACCGACCTTGAACGAACCCAATCAAGACGAGAAGCCGAAGAAGtcagaagatggcgatggcgaacTCACaacagaggaggaggaaactGAATGGATATCGGGATGGAAGCTTGCAAGCATGATGATATCCCTTACGCTTGCTGCATTCTTGATGCTGCTGGATAtgtccatcatctcaacg GCTGTTCCGCGCATAACCTCGGACTTTCATTCTTTACCGGACATAGGATGGTATGCCAGTGCATACAATCTTGCTAG TGCTGCCCTACAACCACTTACCGGCAAAATATACATGTACTTCAACACAAGA TGGACTTTCTTAGCGCTATTCTTCGTGTTCGAAGTTGGCAGTCTTATTTGCGGCGTAGCCCAGTCGTCTGCTATGTTGATCATCGGCCGAGCCGTTGCTGGAATAGGCTCTTCTGGTATTCAGAATGGTGCTCTTACTATGATTGCGAAGGCGGTCCCTATTCACAGGCGTCCGTCCCTCGTTGGTATTATCATGGGGTTTGCTCAGCTGGGACTCATCAGCGGCCCTTTGATAGGAGGCGCTTTTACTCAGTATACCACTTGGCGATGGT GTTTTTACATCAACCTTCCCATCGGTGCGATATGCGCAGTCCTGATTCTATTCGTCCATATGCCCGATCATCGAGCCAATAGAGACGAAAGCACCATGCAGATTCTGAAAACGAAACTCGACTTCACCGGCTTCGTCTTGTTCTGCCCTAGCATAGTGATGTTGCTACTAGCTCTTCAATGGGGTGGCCTTGAGTATCCCTGGGATTCTGCAACTGTCATTGGGCTCTTCTGTGGCGGTGGTGTTCTTTTCATTATCTTCATATACTGGGAGCATCGTGTTGGTTCAGAGGCCATGATTCCTCTTCCAATTGTGCGCACAAGAGAGGTCTGGGCTTCGTGTCTGTCACAGTCGTTTCTCTTTTCTACGGTGATGGTGGCATCGTACTATTTTCCTGTCTATTTCCAATCGGCGAAAAATGCTTCACCTTTCACTAGTGGTGTCAATCTTCTGCCCAGCATTCTCAGTGTTATCTTCGCAGCTGTCGCGAGTGGCGCTCTTG CTCAAAGGGTTGGCTACTATCTTCCATTCGCTACAGCCAGTGGCGTCCTGTCCTCTATCGGCTTTGGTCTGGCCTCTTCCATGGGCCCCTACGCTTCCACAGCTACATGGGCCGGTTATCAGATCTTGTTAGGCCTTGGCCGTGGTCTCGGTCTACAGATGCCCATTATAGCTATCCAGGCGAACACAAGTGCCGATGTTACTCCTATAGCCATGGCGATCTTGACTTTCTCGCAGACCTTTGGCAGTGCGATCTTTATCACAGCTGCCAATGTCATTTTCACTCATGAGCTTCGCAATGAGCTTGTTGCAAGACTTCCCGATATCAACGCTGACATGGTCATCGATGCCGGTGCTGGAGCAGTCAGTGAAGTTGTGTCTGGAGCGGATTTACCGCAAGTTTTGTGGTCGTACTCCAGAGGTGTACGTGCGACGTTTCTGCTTGCTGTAGGCACGTCTTGTGCCATGGTGCTTTCATCTTTTGGAATGGGATGGAAGGATATCAGGAAGAAACCCGACCATTCTCCTATCCttgatgaagcttga